TATTAGCTCAGTAAAGGCAAGATTTTTTATCCTTGTTGGTGGTTGCTCTAACCAGACTGATTGCTCTAGATGTAGTTTCATAGTTAACACTCTTATGGGCTTCTTTTTTACTTGTAAATTGCCCTAACTAGATTGTAAGTGCTTTGaaggaaagaattagaaattgTGTCTTACTCTTCTTTGTTCCCCAATGTGCTTCCATCACTCCAGAAATATGGTAGAGGCTTTTACTGCTGATCAATTAACAAACAGAATTCTACTGCTTATGTCATCCCTACATTGACATATTCGAAAAATCCAGTCACTTgtgttttatgtttatgttttaaggCAATCATTAATgtcactttattttaatttcttctcttgtAGGTGAAAATGCGTGGAAAAGACTTTTTCGATATTCTCTGTCAACTGATCCTGAGAGAAGCGAGTCAAAACGAACAGTGTTCCCAAGGAGCTCCAAGCAACTCTCTAGAAACTTCTCTAGCAGAGATATTTCCTTTAGGAAAAACGTGTGCCCCTGAATCTAATTCAGACAGTGCTGCACCAGGATTAGTCGCCAATGTCTTAGTTGTTAGTCACGGCGCTTACATGAAAAGcctgtttaattattttctaactgACCTTAAGTGTTCCTTACCCACAACTCTGAACAAATCCGAATTTATGTTGGTCAGTCCCAATACAGGGATTAGTCTCTTTATCATAAACtttgaggaaggaagagaagtgaaGCCAACAGTTCAGTGTGTTTGTATGTACCTACAGGATCATCTGAATGGAGTGACCGACACTCACTAAAATGTAAATTGACATCCAAATCTAGCAATTTTGAACTTTTGAGGGAGTGCCTTTGGCTTTATTTCCATCCTCTGCTAGTGCTGACTTGGAAACAGTTAAAAAGCAATTACAGCAGTTATAAAGGTTGAATGGAATCATGGCCACAGAGAACACTAATGGAAACCACTTAGGATTGACTTATTTTGTCTTGAGTACAGTTGGcattttccaaagtaattttaCTGCCCTGTTCAGTTACGTCTCTGGATTGTAAATGAATTGAGGAATTCAGTATTGCAAATTGAGGGATTCACGACCTCATAACTATGTTTTTTCGTTTTCTTTATGTTGATACtttaatatctgaaaaatctAGCCTATTCTATTGGCTCTTGGTAAGATGCTGTATGTTTTTTACTATATCACCCAGtgctttaaaagaaggaaaagaaggtacTATTTATAATCCCCATTGAATATTTATAGGGAGAACATATTGTATTTTAGAagtcctttaaattaaaaattcttaaccATCCTCAgttttatataaagcaaaatgacactaaaatttttaatatagaaatcAACTTGAAATTTTTTACTGTATTGGGTTTGAAATGTGGATGAATGGATATTATGGTTGCAGGTTTTTCTGGTGAGGAAGAATGGAAAGCATCATTTGACTAAGAAACATTAAAGAATCTCTTTTCAAAAGAAGATAAAGGAGCAGGTCTTTCTCATCTGATTTATAGGCTGAAGAGTTTAGTTTGGGGAAGGTTCTAAAGTCAGTAAGTGGTTACTGGTGTACTACATGGTAACCTCAGAAGGAAGGGGGGGATGCTTCCTTGGAAAGAACCTTGTTCTGATAACCTCACTCCTCAACTGTGGGTTTGTGTGGTAGGTACAGTTGCCTCTCTTTTCCACCAGGTGGCACTGGAGAAAAGGGATTTTGGTTAACTGAATTTCGTACACAAGGTTGGCCCCTCAAAAATCGTCTAAATGAGTGTTTTCCATGTAGTTTGCTTTTAAGTTATCATGCTGATGAATGCTGTGAGTCTCACCTTACAAGAGTATTAATACTAAAGCATGTCAGTTAAGGCCAAAATCACATATAGTCAAAATTTACTTTGGACAGCTTGTCAGTCATGTGTAAAGTTAACCTGTGTGTCCATCCCTGCTCCTTGCCTGCCAGTGCTGGAAGAGAGCACGTGGTTGAGCACTAGAGCGAGGACTCCACAAGTGAGAACTTGAAAGGggaattgaaaaggaagaattctCACCATCCAGAAATAATTACTTTcccttctgcctttaaaaaaaaatttttttttttaaagaagtaacacGTTGAGATGTAAGTGAAGTTCCTTTAACTAGTTCCCACAGTGCTATACCCCTCTTGTACTCTGCAGAGGCCACTACCATGGTGCGTCTATATGTATTTTCATCCATTCTTGACGATTTACCTAGGATCATAAGACAATGGTATTgcttcagtgttttttaaaacgTACCTAAATATCATCAATCTGTActctttattttcacttattataTCATGCAGTTCTATCTATGTTGGTATGTATGGATGTACTTATTATCACTGTATTCTGTTAAATAAACATGGCACGTTTTGTTCATTTGGTCTCCTGTAGAGGACATTTGAGTACACTTAGTATTTTCTTTCAGGCAACagccttttgcttctttcttggTACTGTGGTGTAAAAATTGTGCATCCAGTTTGACAAGAGTCAAATAGATTTTCAAAATGCCTGGCCTGGTTCTTCATCTCTCTGGCAATATTCAAAAGTTCctgtttttcacatttctgttagCACTTGATACTATACGATGAAAATCTGTGAATCTGATGAGTGAAAAACCTAATGTCATTGTTCTAATGAGCTTGTATGTGACTGCTAACGTGTCTGGGCATTTTTCTCATATGTATTGACAGGATCCCCTCACTGGTGAATCACTGGTATATgctctttgtctggttttctgTTGGGCTCTAGATTTTTCTTAGTGAGCTGCAGAGGTAACTGCAAATATCTTCCAGTTTACTTGCCttttatataatgtttgtcaagcttttttttccatagaagtGTTTTTTGTTATTAAGTCAGATCATTTTATCATGGCTATTATGGTTTGTGGGGTTTGTTTTGGTGTCTTTCAGAAGCTTTTCCTACTGGGAGGTCATATAGTGGCTTCCTACTGATATCTTTAAAGGGGTTTTTTTTGAATGCTGTATCGTAGATTATTTGGAATTAACTTTTGTACATTATATGGTAAGaattcaattttgtatttttttcccatatggTAAAAAATTTACCCTAATGTCATTTTTAGGAATCTTCTTTCTAAATGATTTGTGGTTCTACTGTACTAAAACCTCCATGGCCCATATTTGCTGGAATATGTCTGTGGGCTTGGTTCTGTTTTAGTGAGTTATGTATTCCCATAACAGTATCATACTTAGTTACTGTAGCTTTGCAACTGGATATCTTGTAGGGTATATAACTcctcttgtttcattttctttctttctttctttctttctttctttctttctttctttctttctttctttctttctttct
This genomic interval from Vulpes lagopus strain Blue_001 chromosome 21, ASM1834538v1, whole genome shotgun sequence contains the following:
- the TIGAR gene encoding fructose-2,6-bisphosphatase TIGAR, with the protein product MTRFALTVVRHGETRFNKEKIIQGQGVDEPLSETGFKQAAAAGIFLNNVKFTHVFSSDLMRTKQTVRGILEKSKVCKDLTVKYDPRLRERKYGVAEGKALSELRAMAKAAGEECPVFTPPGGETLDQVKMRGKDFFDILCQLILREASQNEQCSQGAPSNSLETSLAEIFPLGKTCAPESNSDSAAPGLVANVLVVSHGAYMKSLFNYFLTDLKCSLPTTLNKSEFMLVSPNTGISLFIINFEEGREVKPTVQCVCMYLQDHLNGVTDTH